A genome region from Flavobacterium sp. CFS9 includes the following:
- a CDS encoding cupin domain-containing protein yields METKKQFSSKDFHETFARPTFVMPEKLIHKNVEQAGVHNQFSTERKHPVFFVDLPSKNVSMTIGGLLPDQLTNRHRHTYETVIYVIEGYGYTEIEDIKVEWKAGDAVYIPSWAWHRHQNLSSEASAKYIACENAPQLQNLGVALREEEGRDL; encoded by the coding sequence ATGGAAACTAAAAAACAATTTTCATCCAAAGATTTTCACGAAACTTTTGCCAGACCCACTTTTGTGATGCCTGAAAAATTAATTCATAAAAACGTAGAGCAAGCCGGAGTTCACAATCAATTTTCGACCGAGCGAAAACATCCGGTTTTTTTTGTAGATCTCCCAAGTAAGAATGTGAGTATGACTATTGGCGGTTTATTACCGGATCAATTGACAAACAGACATCGTCATACGTATGAAACCGTTATTTATGTGATTGAAGGGTATGGGTATACCGAGATTGAGGATATAAAAGTAGAGTGGAAAGCAGGCGATGCTGTTTACATTCCGAGTTGGGCGTGGCACAGGCATCAAAATTTAAGCAGTGAAGCATCGGCGAAATATATTGCCTGCGAGAATGCACCGCAGCTTCAGAATTTGGGTGTGGCATTAAGAGAAGAAGAAGGCAGGGATCTTTAA
- a CDS encoding dihydrodipicolinate synthase family protein, with protein sequence MKNNLFKGIIAYPITPFDQNEKVDITLYKKLLERLIVSGCHAVAPLGSTGVMPYLSDEEKEAITIATMEQVNGRVPVLVGVSNLTTEKTIYHAKFAEKAGAAAVMIIPMSYWKLTDNEIVQHFDAVAKQISIPIMAYNNPATGGVDMSPVLLKRLLEIANVTMIKESTGDVQRMHYLKRELGDDVAFFNGSNPLALAAFSAGATGWCTAAPNLIPKLNLDLYRAIENNDLEVAQKVFYKQLNLLKFIVNKGLPRAIKAGLEIQGVDGGFLRSPLKPLTKTEIEEFKLILKELD encoded by the coding sequence ATGAAAAACAATCTATTCAAAGGCATTATTGCTTATCCGATTACTCCGTTTGATCAAAATGAAAAAGTAGATATCACTTTGTATAAAAAATTACTGGAACGTTTAATTGTTTCTGGTTGTCATGCTGTAGCTCCGCTTGGAAGCACGGGTGTAATGCCTTATTTGTCAGACGAGGAAAAAGAAGCCATTACCATAGCAACAATGGAACAGGTCAACGGTAGAGTTCCGGTTTTGGTTGGCGTATCAAACCTGACTACTGAGAAAACCATTTATCATGCGAAATTTGCCGAAAAAGCAGGTGCCGCTGCCGTAATGATTATCCCGATGAGTTACTGGAAGCTTACAGATAACGAGATTGTTCAGCATTTTGATGCAGTAGCAAAGCAAATTTCGATTCCGATAATGGCTTACAATAATCCTGCAACGGGAGGGGTAGATATGTCACCGGTTTTATTGAAAAGACTTCTCGAGATTGCGAATGTAACTATGATAAAAGAAAGCACTGGAGACGTTCAGAGAATGCATTATCTAAAGCGGGAATTGGGTGATGATGTTGCTTTTTTTAACGGTTCGAATCCGTTGGCATTGGCAGCATTTTCGGCGGGTGCAACTGGCTGGTGTACGGCAGCGCCTAATTTAATTCCGAAATTGAATCTGGATTTGTATCGTGCGATTGAGAACAATGATTTAGAGGTTGCGCAGAAAGTATTTTACAAACAATTGAATCTTTTGAAGTTTATCGTCAATAAAGGTTTGCCACGAGCTATCAAGGCAGGTTTGGAAATTCAGGGAGTTGACGGGGGCTTTTTGAGAAGTCCGTTGAAACCGTTGACCAAAACTGAAATTGAAGAGTTTAAGTTGATTTTGAAAGAATTGGATTAG